The nucleotide window CAATCAGGCAACTGCACAAGCCGGCCGCGATCGACATGCCGCCATAGCATCCGATCGGTCCCGCCGTGATCCCGATCACCGGCTGGTAGCGCCGCAAATCGACGATCGCCGCGTGGATCTCCGCGATAGCCGCGAGCCCCAGGTTCGCCTCCTGCAAGCGGACGCCGCCGGTTTCGAAAAGAATCACGGCGCGCGTCGGAATGCCGTTGCGGTTGTCTTCGGCGGCGAGTTCGAGGCTGCCGGCGATCTTCGCGGCGGAAACCTCGCCCATGCTGCCGCCCTGGAAGCCCGCGTCGATGCCGAGCACGACGGCGGGCTGGCCGTCGATGGTTCCCTTCGCGACAACGGTGCCGTCGTCGGCCTGGGTCACGATGCCCTGGCGCGCGAGCCAGGGCGATCTGATGCGCTCGAACGGATCGAGCAACTCAGTGAACGTGCCTTTGTCGAGAAGCTTCTTTGCGCGGTCGCGCGCGCTCAATTCAATGAAGCTTTCGCGCTTGAGCATTTCCTCCGTTTCCATGATCTTTACGCTCCGCCCGTTTGACCC belongs to Paraburkholderia aromaticivorans and includes:
- a CDS encoding biotin-independent malonate decarboxylase subunit beta; this encodes METEEMLKRESFIELSARDRAKKLLDKGTFTELLDPFERIRSPWLARQGIVTQADDGTVVAKGTIDGQPAVVLGIDAGFQGGSMGEVSAAKIAGSLELAAEDNRNGIPTRAVILFETGGVRLQEANLGLAAIAEIHAAIVDLRRYQPVIGITAGPIGCYGGMSIAAGLCSCLIATREARLGLNGPAVIEQEAGIAEFDSRDRPMIWSFTGGEQRYRTGLVDVYVGDDTSAIRAAVIERFRAGRPEACRSERVAGFLRRLSEIDPGEQASPETAAAIYGKGFQS